Proteins from a single region of Limosilactobacillus fermentum:
- a CDS encoding ABC transporter ATP-binding protein encodes MTKPILELKNVTTVVNRGTASQTTILKGINLTINPGDFITIVGTNGAGKSTLFNVIGGNLTADGGQLLHNGQDITHLSQEGRTKFLARVFQDPKLGTAPRMTVAENLLLAEKRGQARHLVFRRLKSRLTEFKTLVATMNNGLENRLMTATGALSGGQRQALSFLMATLKRPDILLLDEHTAALDPHTSATLMAATDQRIREDKLTALMITHHMEDAIHYGNRLLVLKDGQIKADLTGKDKATLTPEKLAAYFE; translated from the coding sequence ATGACTAAACCAATTCTCGAACTAAAAAACGTCACCACGGTTGTCAACCGCGGCACCGCCAGCCAAACCACGATCCTCAAGGGGATTAACCTGACGATCAACCCCGGTGACTTCATCACGATCGTCGGAACCAACGGGGCGGGGAAATCAACCCTCTTCAACGTAATTGGTGGCAACCTGACCGCGGACGGCGGCCAACTACTCCACAACGGCCAAGACATCACCCACCTCTCCCAGGAGGGGCGGACCAAGTTCTTAGCCCGGGTCTTTCAAGACCCCAAACTAGGAACGGCGCCGCGGATGACGGTGGCCGAAAACCTCTTGTTAGCCGAAAAACGCGGTCAGGCCCGCCACCTGGTCTTCCGCCGCCTCAAGTCCCGGCTGACCGAATTTAAGACCCTGGTCGCCACGATGAATAACGGGCTGGAAAACCGCTTAATGACGGCCACCGGCGCCCTGTCTGGGGGTCAACGCCAAGCGCTCTCCTTTTTGATGGCGACCCTAAAGCGCCCCGACATCCTCTTGTTAGACGAACACACCGCCGCGCTCGACCCCCACACCAGTGCCACTTTAATGGCGGCGACCGACCAGCGGATCCGCGAAGACAAGTTGACCGCCCTGATGATCACCCACCACATGGAAGACGCCATCCACTATGGCAACCGTCTCTTAGTCTTGAAGGACGGCCAGATCAAAGCCGACCTGACCGGTAAAGACAAGGCGACCCTGACGCCGGAGAAGTTGGCGGCGTACTTTGAATAG
- a CDS encoding ammonium transporter encodes MNAANVLFVMVASILVFFMTPGLALFYGGLSEKKNVVNTFMSVYFICGVAVIMWIIVGYSLSFSGNVWGLFGNLHWAMFHHVNIFALTATKIPTGLYSMFQMMFAIITPALFIGAVVGRARPWFIVAFVIFWSLLVYYPLVHMVWGGGILGKLGTLDFAGGTVVHINAGVTALVLSWMVGPRLQRHNDQPANLGLVLIGTSILWLGWYGFNAGSALAIDNVAVQAMLTTTVATAAAMVAWQLLEVSFTGKVSLVGTCTGTVCGLVAITPAAGYVTISGAVMIGLGASICSYLFVTYAKPRLHLDDTLDAFGCHGVSGIWGSIATGLFATSQVNSQVTDNGLLYGGGMHQFLVQIVATLATMVFTGVTCWLIIKGLRLVMPVRVSAREEAVGLDITQHGERIMAR; translated from the coding sequence ATGAACGCAGCAAACGTATTGTTCGTGATGGTCGCAAGCATCCTGGTCTTTTTCATGACACCGGGCTTGGCCTTATTCTATGGAGGGTTAAGCGAAAAGAAGAACGTGGTCAACACTTTTATGTCAGTGTACTTCATTTGCGGAGTCGCCGTGATTATGTGGATCATCGTTGGCTACTCCCTGTCGTTTTCCGGTAACGTTTGGGGATTGTTCGGGAATTTACACTGGGCGATGTTTCACCACGTTAACATCTTTGCCCTGACGGCCACCAAGATTCCAACCGGCCTGTACTCGATGTTTCAAATGATGTTTGCCATCATTACCCCGGCCCTCTTCATCGGGGCAGTGGTTGGTCGGGCCCGGCCGTGGTTCATCGTCGCCTTCGTCATCTTCTGGTCGCTTTTGGTTTATTACCCGCTAGTCCACATGGTTTGGGGTGGCGGCATCCTCGGTAAGCTAGGGACGCTCGACTTTGCCGGCGGGACCGTCGTCCACATCAACGCGGGGGTGACGGCCTTGGTCCTCTCCTGGATGGTCGGGCCGCGTTTGCAACGTCACAACGACCAACCGGCTAACTTGGGCTTGGTTTTGATCGGGACTTCCATCCTGTGGCTCGGTTGGTACGGCTTTAACGCCGGTTCGGCCCTAGCGATTGACAACGTGGCCGTTCAAGCCATGTTAACGACGACGGTGGCCACCGCGGCAGCCATGGTCGCTTGGCAACTACTGGAAGTCAGCTTTACCGGGAAGGTTTCCCTAGTCGGTACCTGCACCGGGACCGTCTGCGGGTTGGTGGCGATCACGCCGGCGGCCGGCTACGTCACCATCAGCGGGGCGGTCATGATCGGCCTGGGGGCGTCCATTTGTTCCTACCTCTTCGTAACCTACGCTAAGCCACGTTTGCACCTGGATGACACCCTAGACGCCTTTGGCTGCCACGGGGTTTCCGGGATCTGGGGAAGCATCGCCACCGGACTCTTTGCCACCAGCCAGGTTAACTCCCAAGTTACCGACAACGGACTCCTGTACGGCGGCGGGATGCACCAGTTCTTAGTTCAAATCGTTGCTACCCTAGCCACGATGGTCTTTACCGGGGTAACGTGCTGGCTGATCATCAAGGGCCTACGCCTCGTGATGCCGGTTCGGGTTTCGGCCAGGGAAGAAGCGGTCGGCCTGGACATCACCCAACACGGCGAGCGAATCATGGCCCGCTAA
- a CDS encoding glucose-6-phosphate isomerase encodes METLSFDSSALKKFVHPNELGEMQAMVTAADSELRNGTGAGADFRDWLHLPTDYDKDEFARIKAAAKKIQADSEVLVVIGIGGSYLGARMAVDFLHHSFYQAQTAADRKQPLVLFAGNSLSSSYIADLIDVIGDRDFSVNVISKSGTTTEPSIAFRVFRQLLEDKYGVDGANARIYATTDRQRGALKTEADAEGWETFVIPDGVGGRFSVLTAVGLLPIAVSGADIDQLMAGAAKAEATYVNPDLTQNEAYQYAAYRNILYRKGYTTELLENYEPNMTMLAEWWKQLAGESEGKDQKGIYPSSANFTTDLHSLGQYIQEGRRNLMETVVKLAEPNHNVKVPSAKSDLDGLKYLEGKEIDWVNTQAYRAVVAAHTTGGVPVMTVNIAKEDEFTLGYLIYFFEVAIAISGYLNGINPFNQPGVEAYKTNMFGLLGKPGFEEIGEQLKKEMDD; translated from the coding sequence ATGGAAACGTTATCGTTTGATTCAAGTGCGTTAAAGAAGTTTGTTCACCCAAACGAACTCGGTGAAATGCAGGCGATGGTGACCGCCGCCGACAGCGAGTTGCGCAACGGCACTGGGGCCGGCGCCGACTTCCGCGACTGGCTGCACCTGCCAACCGACTACGACAAGGACGAGTTCGCCCGGATCAAGGCGGCCGCCAAGAAGATCCAAGCCGATTCCGAGGTCTTAGTCGTAATCGGGATCGGGGGCTCTTATTTGGGCGCCCGGATGGCGGTGGATTTCTTGCACCACTCCTTTTACCAGGCCCAAACCGCGGCGGACCGCAAGCAACCGCTGGTCCTCTTTGCCGGCAACAGCCTCTCCTCTTCTTACATCGCCGACCTGATTGACGTGATCGGCGACCGCGACTTCTCGGTTAACGTGATCTCCAAGTCCGGGACGACGACCGAACCGTCAATTGCCTTCCGGGTCTTCCGCCAACTGCTAGAAGACAAGTACGGGGTCGACGGGGCCAACGCCCGGATCTACGCCACCACCGACCGTCAGCGCGGTGCCTTAAAGACCGAAGCCGACGCCGAGGGTTGGGAAACCTTCGTGATTCCGGACGGGGTCGGCGGCCGGTTCTCAGTCCTGACTGCCGTGGGGCTCTTGCCGATTGCCGTTTCCGGCGCCGACATCGACCAACTAATGGCCGGGGCTGCCAAGGCCGAAGCTACCTACGTCAACCCGGATCTGACCCAAAATGAGGCTTACCAGTACGCCGCTTACCGCAACATTTTGTACCGCAAGGGATACACGACCGAACTGCTGGAAAACTACGAACCAAACATGACGATGCTGGCCGAATGGTGGAAGCAACTGGCCGGTGAATCCGAAGGCAAGGACCAAAAGGGGATTTACCCGTCCAGCGCTAACTTCACCACCGACCTCCACTCCCTGGGTCAATACATCCAAGAGGGACGCCGTAACCTGATGGAAACGGTCGTGAAGCTGGCCGAACCAAACCACAACGTCAAGGTGCCGAGTGCCAAGAGCGACCTCGACGGCCTCAAGTACCTGGAAGGCAAGGAAATTGATTGGGTCAACACCCAAGCTTACCGGGCCGTGGTCGCTGCTCACACCACCGGGGGCGTGCCGGTGATGACCGTCAACATTGCCAAAGAAGACGAGTTTACCCTCGGTTACCTGATTTACTTCTTTGAAGTGGCGATCGCGATTTCCGGTTACCTAAACGGGATCAACCCGTTCAACCAACCAGGGGTCGAAGCTTACAAGACCAACATGTTTGGCCTGCTGGGCAAGCCGGGCTTTGAAGAAATCGGTGAACAACTCAAGAAAGAAATGGACGACTAA
- a CDS encoding NAD(P)-dependent oxidoreductase has product MKIGFIGTGVMGTGIVKNLLKAGNRVTVYNRTKAHAEEVLAAGASWAASPAEATLNSEAVMVMVGFPADVEETYLGPKGIFSVVQPGQIVVDMTTSKPSLERELKQKTPAGVGILDAPVSGGDKGAKEGTLTVMVGGDQEAYQTMTPVFLQLGKDIHYFGTAGAGQHAKMANQIMVAGTMTGLVETLVYAKAAGLNLQDVVATVGGGAAANWSLANYAPRILKDDYTPGFFAKHFLKDLRIALEEADAMGIDLPATKVAKQLYEQLVDSGHGDLGTQALIKLWWKDEKEDGKKD; this is encoded by the coding sequence ATGAAAATCGGATTTATCGGAACTGGGGTCATGGGCACCGGAATTGTCAAAAATTTGTTGAAGGCTGGTAACCGGGTAACGGTTTACAACCGGACCAAAGCCCACGCCGAGGAGGTACTCGCGGCGGGGGCTAGTTGGGCGGCTAGCCCGGCGGAGGCCACCTTAAATAGCGAGGCCGTGATGGTGATGGTGGGCTTTCCGGCGGACGTTGAAGAAACCTACCTGGGACCTAAAGGGATCTTTAGCGTTGTCCAGCCGGGTCAAATCGTGGTGGACATGACCACCAGTAAGCCGAGTTTGGAGCGAGAACTTAAGCAAAAGACCCCGGCCGGAGTGGGAATCCTAGATGCCCCAGTTTCTGGCGGCGATAAGGGGGCCAAGGAAGGGACCCTGACCGTGATGGTTGGTGGCGACCAAGAAGCCTACCAAACCATGACCCCGGTCTTTTTGCAACTGGGCAAGGATATCCACTACTTTGGGACCGCCGGGGCGGGGCAACACGCCAAGATGGCCAACCAAATCATGGTGGCCGGCACGATGACCGGACTGGTGGAAACCCTGGTTTACGCCAAGGCGGCGGGCCTCAATTTACAAGACGTGGTCGCCACGGTCGGTGGTGGGGCGGCGGCTAATTGGAGCCTCGCCAATTACGCCCCCCGGATCCTAAAGGACGATTACACGCCCGGCTTCTTTGCTAAGCACTTCCTAAAGGACCTGCGCATCGCCCTAGAAGAGGCGGACGCCATGGGGATTGACCTACCGGCAACTAAGGTCGCAAAACAACTCTACGAACAGCTGGTGGACTCAGGCCACGGCGACTTGGGCACCCAAGCCCTAATTAAACTCTGGTGGAAGGACGAGAAAGAAGATGGAAAAAAAGATTAA
- a CDS encoding MATE family efflux transporter: protein MEQLFEHTSIRRVYFTLAMPVVLSMAVTLIYNMVDTFFVAQTQNPALVAGVSQGAPVFTLLIAIGDIFGLGGSSVISRLFGEKRDQEGRNVSGYAFYAAFFWGIIVSALMLIFKDQALHLLGASKATWKYADEYYTVMAWGAAFVVFGLAPNNILRTEGLALESMKASMTGTIINIVLNPIFIFTLGLGAAGSALATVTSNVIGDLLMIYYLRTKSQKLTTSIKETKVSWDLKRQIYAIGIPASITNVMATLAMALTNRYLIDYGADSVAAMGIALKVSMIINMIFIGFAFGAQPLIGYVYGAKDRRRFQSALRFDLLVVCGFALVMTAIMFFLAPIIITWFMKDPTIVKEGAIMVRWLVISSTLAGFTLVFTTVFQSMGKALPALLLSLARQGIIFTVAIVILAHFFGYHGIIAAQAVADLLTAILAIALFARYKPKF, encoded by the coding sequence ATGGAGCAACTATTTGAACACACTTCGATCCGCCGCGTCTACTTTACGCTGGCGATGCCGGTCGTTTTATCGATGGCCGTCACCCTAATTTACAACATGGTCGACACCTTCTTCGTCGCCCAAACCCAAAATCCCGCCCTGGTCGCCGGGGTTTCGCAGGGGGCCCCAGTCTTCACCCTTCTAATTGCCATTGGTGACATCTTCGGACTGGGGGGCTCGTCCGTGATCTCGCGCCTCTTTGGGGAAAAACGCGATCAAGAGGGGCGTAACGTTTCCGGCTACGCCTTTTACGCCGCCTTTTTCTGGGGCATCATCGTTTCCGCCCTAATGTTAATCTTCAAGGACCAGGCCCTACACTTGCTGGGGGCTAGCAAGGCGACTTGGAAGTACGCCGATGAATACTACACCGTGATGGCCTGGGGGGCGGCCTTTGTCGTCTTTGGCCTGGCCCCGAATAACATCTTGCGCACCGAGGGGTTAGCTCTAGAATCAATGAAGGCCTCGATGACCGGAACGATTATCAACATCGTCTTAAACCCGATCTTCATCTTCACCCTCGGCCTGGGGGCGGCCGGGTCGGCGCTGGCCACCGTCACCTCCAACGTAATTGGTGACCTTTTAATGATTTACTACCTGCGCACCAAGTCCCAAAAGCTGACCACCTCGATCAAGGAAACCAAGGTCTCCTGGGACCTCAAACGCCAAATCTACGCGATCGGAATCCCCGCTAGCATCACCAACGTCATGGCCACCCTAGCGATGGCGCTGACCAACCGCTACCTAATTGACTACGGCGCCGATTCCGTCGCCGCCATGGGGATCGCCCTTAAGGTATCGATGATCATCAACATGATCTTCATTGGCTTCGCCTTCGGGGCCCAACCACTGATTGGTTACGTTTACGGCGCCAAGGACCGCCGCCGCTTCCAGAGTGCCCTGCGCTTCGACCTGTTAGTGGTCTGTGGTTTTGCCCTGGTCATGACGGCGATCATGTTCTTCTTAGCCCCGATCATTATCACCTGGTTCATGAAGGACCCGACGATCGTCAAGGAGGGGGCCATCATGGTTCGCTGGCTGGTTATCTCTTCAACTCTAGCCGGCTTCACCCTGGTCTTTACAACCGTCTTCCAGTCAATGGGCAAGGCCCTGCCCGCCCTGCTCTTGTCCCTGGCTCGCCAAGGGATCATCTTCACCGTGGCCATCGTCATTCTCGCCCACTTCTTCGGCTACCACGGCATCATCGCCGCCCAGGCCGTGGCCGACCTTTTGACCGCCATCTTAGCAATCGCCCTCTTTGCGCGGTATAAGCCGAAATTCTAG
- the scrK gene encoding fructokinase ScrK yields the protein MLLGSIEAGGTKMVCAVGNTNYQIKDSIHIPTTTPEETLGKIIDYFKQFDNLSAIGIASFGPIEIRRSSPKYGYITDTPKPGWSNVDFVGPIKKALNVPIAWTTDVNGSAYGEYLMATLFNRRIHSLVYFTIGTGVGGGAVIDGHFVGEQGHTEMGHIRVKRHPDDLDFKGICPFHGDCLEGLVAGPTFDARLGKPGKELPLTDHVWDIMAYYVAQAALDTTLMYRPAQIVFGGGVISEDFLKKVRAEFKKLLNDYVEVGDLDQYITMPMAKNNGSATIGDFALALQAATE from the coding sequence ATGTTATTAGGATCAATCGAAGCTGGTGGAACGAAGATGGTTTGTGCCGTTGGAAACACCAACTACCAAATCAAGGATTCCATCCACATTCCGACCACGACGCCGGAAGAAACGCTGGGTAAGATTATCGATTACTTCAAGCAGTTCGATAACCTGTCCGCTATCGGGATTGCCTCCTTTGGCCCGATCGAAATTCGCCGCTCCTCACCGAAGTACGGTTACATCACCGACACGCCGAAGCCGGGTTGGTCAAACGTGGATTTCGTTGGCCCAATCAAGAAGGCTTTGAACGTGCCGATCGCTTGGACGACCGACGTAAACGGCTCCGCTTACGGGGAATACCTGATGGCAACCTTATTTAACCGCCGGATTCACTCCCTGGTTTACTTCACCATTGGGACCGGGGTCGGCGGCGGGGCCGTCATTGACGGGCACTTCGTTGGTGAACAGGGCCACACCGAAATGGGGCACATCCGCGTTAAGCGCCACCCAGATGACCTAGACTTTAAGGGAATCTGCCCGTTCCACGGCGACTGCCTGGAAGGTTTAGTTGCCGGGCCAACCTTCGACGCCCGCTTAGGCAAGCCGGGGAAGGAATTACCGCTGACCGACCACGTTTGGGACATCATGGCATACTACGTGGCCCAAGCGGCTTTAGATACGACCCTGATGTACCGGCCGGCCCAAATCGTCTTCGGTGGTGGGGTCATCTCCGAAGACTTCTTAAAGAAGGTCCGGGCGGAATTCAAGAAGCTCTTAAACGACTACGTGGAAGTGGGCGACCTCGACCAGTACATCACGATGCCGATGGCCAAAAACAACGGTTCGGCCACGATCGGGGACTTTGCCCTCGCGTTGCAGGCGGCCACGGAATAG
- the rbsK gene encoding ribokinase, whose product MTNRIAVLGSINVDTTYHVARFPEPGETLSATDKSSAPGGKGANQAVAAARSGAQTTFIGMVGADNEGRFMREALQEDGVDTQFVGNDVRHGTGTALVTLDANGQNDIMVYGGANQAMTTAVLDRTDDLWDQVDFLVSQFETPQEVTLAAFKLAKEHGVTTILNPAPAKEILPGLLAVTDVIAPNETESALLTGIEINDEADLAKTADYFRGQGVATTLVTLGSRGAYFNHNGKSGIVPAFKVKAVDTTAAGDTFIGGLVSQLTPSMENLADAITYAQRASSLTVQGMGAMPSIPTRAQVEEALKN is encoded by the coding sequence ATGACTAACCGCATCGCCGTTTTAGGGAGTATTAACGTAGACACCACCTACCACGTCGCTCGGTTCCCGGAACCAGGGGAGACGCTGTCGGCTACCGACAAGAGCTCGGCACCGGGGGGCAAGGGGGCTAACCAAGCTGTGGCCGCTGCTCGTTCCGGGGCGCAGACGACCTTCATCGGGATGGTGGGCGCCGATAACGAAGGGCGTTTCATGCGTGAAGCCCTACAAGAAGACGGCGTTGACACCCAGTTTGTTGGCAATGACGTTCGCCACGGGACCGGGACGGCCCTGGTGACCCTAGACGCAAACGGCCAAAACGACATCATGGTTTACGGGGGGGCCAACCAGGCGATGACCACCGCCGTGTTAGACCGGACCGACGACCTGTGGGACCAAGTCGACTTTTTGGTTAGTCAGTTCGAAACTCCGCAAGAAGTAACCCTGGCGGCCTTTAAGCTGGCCAAGGAACACGGGGTGACGACAATCTTAAACCCGGCCCCAGCCAAGGAAATTCTACCGGGCTTGCTGGCGGTGACCGACGTGATCGCCCCTAACGAAACCGAAAGCGCCCTGTTAACCGGAATTGAAATCAACGATGAGGCTGACCTGGCCAAGACGGCGGACTACTTCCGGGGCCAAGGGGTAGCTACTACCTTGGTAACCCTGGGTAGCCGGGGGGCGTACTTCAACCACAACGGCAAGAGCGGGATTGTGCCGGCCTTTAAGGTTAAGGCGGTAGATACGACCGCGGCCGGCGACACCTTCATTGGCGGTCTGGTTTCCCAACTGACCCCGTCAATGGAAAACCTGGCGGACGCCATTACCTACGCTCAACGGGCCTCCAGCTTGACGGTTCAAGGGATGGGGGCAATGCCATCGATCCCAACCCGGGCCCAAGTAGAAGAAGCCTTGAAAAACTAA
- a CDS encoding TerC family protein: MSLIENLYGPFFDLHNWAAVVTSGQDWLIILSLVMMECLLSVDNAVVLAAQTRVLPTLREQEESLFYGIWGSYLFRFLVIGIGTYLIHFWEIKALGAAYLMYMAYRFFHVKFFGKHSLHKDKKSSRLGKLTGRKRFWAVVAQIEFTDIVFSIDSVLAALAVSNNPVIVLIGGLIGILCMRGIAEFIMRLMRKVPELEPMAYVLIAVIAVKLFLTIPAIDIEIPSGLFGIFILLVFALTGVVHFLRRGKHPASSSKSVGGKKDGTSGTQR, encoded by the coding sequence TTGTCACTTATTGAGAATCTCTACGGACCATTCTTTGACTTACACAACTGGGCGGCGGTCGTAACCTCCGGACAGGACTGGTTAATCATCCTGTCCTTGGTAATGATGGAGTGTTTGCTCTCCGTCGATAACGCCGTCGTCTTAGCCGCCCAAACCCGGGTCTTGCCAACCCTAAGGGAACAAGAGGAATCCCTTTTCTACGGAATCTGGGGTTCGTATCTGTTCCGTTTCCTGGTGATTGGGATCGGGACCTACTTGATTCACTTCTGGGAAATCAAGGCCCTCGGGGCGGCCTACCTAATGTATATGGCTTACCGCTTCTTTCACGTTAAGTTCTTTGGCAAGCATTCCCTACACAAGGATAAGAAGAGCTCCCGGCTGGGGAAGCTAACCGGACGCAAGCGCTTTTGGGCCGTGGTGGCGCAGATTGAGTTTACCGACATCGTCTTTTCCATCGATTCGGTCTTAGCCGCCCTTGCCGTCTCCAACAATCCGGTGATCGTCTTGATCGGGGGCCTGATTGGGATCCTGTGTATGCGGGGGATCGCCGAATTCATCATGCGCTTAATGCGGAAGGTTCCGGAACTGGAGCCCATGGCCTACGTATTAATTGCCGTTATCGCCGTTAAACTGTTTCTGACGATCCCGGCAATCGACATCGAAATTCCATCGGGGCTCTTCGGGATTTTCATTTTACTGGTCTTTGCCTTGACCGGGGTGGTACACTTCCTTCGCCGGGGGAAGCACCCAGCTTCTTCAAGCAAGTCAGTAGGGGGGAAAAAAGATGGCACAAGTGGCACACAAAGATAA
- a CDS encoding LacI family DNA-binding transcriptional regulator: MEKKIKLDDVARLAGVSKATASRVLNHRGYLSQKTIDKVHQAMEDLNYRPNAIARQLYKQETMLVGLIFPTINNPYFAQLEAALEKCLYNEGYRAVMGNSENNAKKEENYLQLLLDRQLDGLIVGAHNPEIPAYHKTSLPIVSIERVVSNQVPVVSVDNYEGGRLATQRLLDDGCQHIIHTNYPGGFASPNQARESAYRDLMSQNDRPAIVYQVPFDEPEDQKLVRIRKIFEEHPEVDGIFADNDTNARLALTAATEAGRRCPEDIKIIGFDGADMTRLLLPELTTIQQPIQEMAEAAVELLKEKIAGEPAVQYRTLPVKLVEGTTA, encoded by the coding sequence ATGGAAAAAAAGATTAAGTTAGACGACGTGGCGCGCTTGGCGGGGGTTTCTAAGGCCACGGCCTCGCGGGTGTTGAACCACCGCGGGTATTTAAGCCAAAAGACGATTGATAAGGTTCACCAGGCCATGGAGGACCTTAACTACCGCCCCAACGCAATTGCCCGCCAACTCTACAAACAAGAGACGATGCTGGTGGGGCTGATTTTCCCGACCATCAATAACCCCTACTTTGCCCAGTTGGAGGCGGCCCTTGAAAAGTGCCTCTACAACGAGGGCTACCGGGCGGTAATGGGAAACAGCGAAAACAACGCCAAAAAGGAAGAGAACTACTTGCAACTCCTCTTGGACCGCCAACTCGATGGCCTCATCGTCGGGGCCCACAACCCGGAAATCCCGGCCTACCACAAAACCAGCCTGCCAATCGTTTCGATTGAACGGGTGGTTTCCAATCAGGTGCCGGTGGTGTCGGTGGATAACTACGAGGGCGGGCGGCTAGCCACCCAACGCCTGCTCGACGACGGCTGTCAACATATCATTCACACCAACTACCCGGGGGGCTTTGCCTCGCCAAACCAGGCCCGGGAGAGCGCCTACCGCGACTTAATGAGCCAAAACGACCGGCCGGCGATTGTCTACCAGGTGCCCTTCGATGAACCAGAGGACCAAAAACTGGTCCGGATCCGCAAGATCTTTGAGGAACACCCCGAAGTCGATGGGATCTTTGCCGATAACGACACCAACGCCCGTTTGGCCCTTACGGCAGCGACCGAAGCGGGGCGGCGGTGCCCAGAAGACATTAAGATCATTGGTTTTGACGGCGCCGATATGACCCGCTTGCTCTTGCCAGAGTTGACGACCATCCAACAGCCGATTCAGGAAATGGCCGAGGCGGCCGTGGAATTGCTGAAGGAAAAAATCGCCGGGGAACCCGCCGTTCAGTACCGGACCCTGCCGGTTAAATTAGTTGAGGGGACGACTGCTTAG
- the trpX gene encoding tryptophan ABC transporter substrate-binding protein → MKRMYTLIVLLVAFLGVAFFKEGGSLTTTSKPKIGVLTLMHHPALDQIYKGFVDELAKEGYKDGKNVTIEYQNAQGDQSNLKTMATKLVNDHSTVLFGITTPASQALANATTKIPIVLGAVTDPKGAGLIKNDKKPGGNITGISNQAPVADQLHLVHQFMPNAKTLGIIYTSSDPSAESEHKQFVAQAKKMGLNLKSYSIANSNDLDQVSQQMLSEVDAVIVPTDNTIAGAMQTLVKNADAANKPVFPAADTMVKDGGVATYSINQYKLGVAGAKVVVAILKGKAKPETTAIEYIRHGEPVLNLKQANKLGLKVPKAFEKAAEDHGEVFK, encoded by the coding sequence ATGAAGCGGATGTACACACTGATCGTCTTGCTCGTGGCCTTTTTGGGGGTCGCCTTCTTTAAGGAGGGGGGCAGCCTCACCACCACCAGCAAGCCTAAAATCGGGGTCTTAACCCTGATGCACCACCCGGCCCTGGACCAAATCTACAAGGGCTTTGTCGACGAACTAGCTAAGGAGGGCTACAAGGACGGCAAAAACGTCACCATCGAATACCAAAACGCCCAGGGCGACCAGTCAAACTTAAAGACGATGGCCACCAAGCTGGTGAATGACCACTCCACGGTCCTGTTTGGGATCACCACCCCAGCCAGCCAGGCCCTAGCCAACGCCACCACGAAGATCCCGATCGTCTTGGGGGCGGTCACCGATCCGAAGGGCGCCGGCCTGATTAAAAATGATAAAAAGCCGGGCGGCAACATCACCGGGATCTCCAACCAGGCCCCGGTCGCCGATCAACTGCACTTGGTCCACCAGTTCATGCCAAACGCCAAGACCCTCGGGATCATCTACACTTCTTCGGACCCGTCAGCCGAATCGGAACACAAGCAATTCGTCGCCCAGGCTAAGAAGATGGGCTTAAACCTTAAGTCCTATTCGATCGCTAACTCCAACGACTTGGACCAGGTTTCCCAGCAAATGCTGTCTGAAGTTGACGCCGTCATCGTGCCCACCGACAACACGATTGCCGGGGCGATGCAAACGCTAGTTAAAAACGCCGACGCCGCTAATAAGCCGGTCTTCCCGGCGGCCGACACGATGGTCAAAGACGGCGGGGTTGCCACCTACAGTATCAACCAGTACAAGCTCGGGGTGGCAGGGGCCAAGGTGGTCGTCGCCATTCTAAAGGGCAAGGCCAAGCCGGAAACCACCGCCATTGAATACATTCGTCACGGGGAACCAGTCTTAAACCTCAAGCAGGCTAATAAGTTGGGCCTCAAGGTACCAAAGGCCTTCGAAAAGGCTGCCGAAGATCACGGGGAGGTATTTAAATAA
- the trxA gene encoding thioredoxin yields the protein MAQVAHKDNFKQLVEGPVTVVDFWAPWCGPCKMMAPVMDQLEAEYGDRIKFVKFNIDEDQETATQFKVMSIPSLVLFRDGKAKEKVTGLYPKDRLAHYLERKLSEG from the coding sequence ATGGCACAAGTGGCACACAAAGATAACTTTAAGCAACTAGTTGAGGGTCCGGTAACCGTGGTCGACTTCTGGGCTCCATGGTGTGGGCCCTGCAAGATGATGGCGCCGGTCATGGATCAACTAGAAGCCGAATACGGCGACCGGATTAAGTTTGTTAAATTTAATATCGACGAGGATCAGGAAACGGCCACCCAATTCAAGGTGATGAGCATTCCGAGCCTGGTCTTATTCCGGGACGGGAAGGCCAAGGAAAAGGTGACGGGACTGTACCCAAAGGACCGCTTGGCCCACTACTTGGAACGGAAACTTAGTGAGGGATAG